The following proteins are encoded in a genomic region of Bufo bufo chromosome 11, aBufBuf1.1, whole genome shotgun sequence:
- the ATG14 gene encoding beclin 1-associated autophagy-related key regulator — protein MASPSARGAPSWQHLAAGGGGGSPRRGTELVDSVDDAEGLYVAVERCPLCNTTRRRLTCAKCVQSGDFIFFDGRNTERFADKRERLNRLRETQLDFQKQVASVVEGKQAADKLKWKIMSCKMRIEQLKQSIWIGNEEIAKNSELLSKSKKYNQELYLRSHRHQEKKEKIQRRNHKLSVVVEKRNKDLKSRHAELASLRRSHILELTSVIFPIGEVKNVTRDPDDVSFENDNAMTSSTVSKLAEARRTTYLSGRWVCDDHNGDSSISIAGPWITLPNNGDYSAYYNWVEEKKTTPGPDMEHNNPAYTISAALCYATQLVNTLSHILNVSLPRKLYNSEFCGENLSRWKFNRAVNKLNSNILYLCFSQHVDLDLLHPLHTLRNLMYLVSSDSENLGRSGPFEISADLEDSMEFVDPSGAGESDESGDEHISDEETDLGTDWENLPSPKFCDIPSQPAEMQESESTMMSQPIASSSAGGMISSAAASVTSWLKAYTGHR, from the exons ATGGCGTCTCCCAGCGCAAGGGGAGCCCCGAGCTGGCAGCATCTGGcggcgggaggaggaggggggagccccCGCAGAGGGACGGAGCTGGTGGACTCCGTGGATGACGCCGAGGGGCTGTACGTGGCGGTGGAGCGCTGCCCGCTCTGTAACACCACCCGCCGGAGGCTGACCTGCGCCAAGTGCGTCCAGAGCGGCGACTTCATCTTCTTCGACGGGAGGAACACTGAGAG gtttgcAGACAAGAGGGAGAGATTAAACCGCTTAAGGGAAACGCAGCTGGATTTTCAGAAACA ggtGGCATCAGTCGTAGAAGGCAAGCAGGCAGCAGATAAGCTG AAATGGAAGATCATGTCTTGCAAGATGAGGATTGAACAGCTGAAGCAAAGCATATGGATTGGCAACGAGGAGATTGCAAAGA ATTCTGAACTTCTTTCCAAGTCTAAAAAGTACAACCAAGAACTTTACCTCAGGAGTCATAGGCAtcaggagaagaaggagaagattcAGAGGAGGAACCATAAGCTCAGCGTGGTAGTGGAGAAAAGGAACAAAGATTTAAAGAGCCGACACGCAGAGTTGGCAAGTCTTCGGCGGTCACATATCCTGGAGCTGACTTCAGTTATATTCCCCATAGGGGAAGTCAAAAATGTAACAAG GGATCCGGACGATGTCTCATTTGAGAACGACAATGCAATGACCTCTAGCACTGTGAGTAAACTGGCCGAAGCCCGCAGGACCACTTACCTTTCTGGACGATGGGTGTGTGATGATCACAACGGAGATAGCAGCATTAGTATCGCCGGACCCTGGATCACTCTGCCCAACAATGGGGATTACTCTGCGTACTACAACTGGGTGGAGGAGAAGAAGACCACGCCCGGGCCTG aCATGGAACACAATAATCCGGCGTACACGATCAGCGCAGCGTTATGCTATGCAACGCAGCTCGTCAACACTCTGTCACATATATTAAATGTCAGCCTTCCACGAAAGCTGTATAATAG TGAATTTTGTGGTGAGAATTTGAGCCGGTGGAAGTTTAATCGTGCAGTGAATAAGCTGAACTCCAACATCCTCTACCTGTGCTTTTCTCAG CACGTGGACTTGGATCTTCTGCATCCACTACATACTCTCAGGAACCTCATGTACTTGGTTAGTTCAGACAGTGAAAACCTGGGCAG GTCTGGACCTTTTGAAATTAGCGCCGATCTTGAAGACTCTATGGAATTCGTAGATCCCAGCGGGGCTGGCGAGAGCGATGAAAGTGGAGATGAGCACATAAGCGATGAAGAGACAGACCTCGGCACTGACTGGGAAAATCTACCGAGTCCCAAGTTTTGCGACATCCCCTCCCAACCAGCGGAGATGCAGGAGAGCGAGAGCACCATGATGTCTCAGCCCATCGCCAGCAGCAGCGCTGGGGGCATGATCTCCTCTGCCGCCGCCTCCGTCACCTCCTGGTTGAAGGCATACACCGGACATCGCTGA